The following are from one region of the Falco naumanni isolate bFalNau1 chromosome 20 unlocalized genomic scaffold, bFalNau1.pat SUPER_20_unloc_1, whole genome shotgun sequence genome:
- the ESPL1 gene encoding separin isoform X3 — MAEPGGCPEHAASLVAVAEAACQGYLTAMPQPTPLYLEKILYHLLRNTASQGSGSACRKVADLLRTRLLTYRPGQVPATDFSAIAYSSFSVLWRGADALAEPDQPQEEGRAVLSARLQAVRFLLLLEQDGAALPPLQPPFFASQTAQQAAAAAALYKAQQAPSSAFLGRQLGDCLLAALRREATEPPTFQQSLCCFELILEQCRHLCMGGQYREAEEAVKDVRGFLGATSTSAKSFSDPLSLLEAGVQLSRALAKNTCAVGPPLAKAVVALGAAAAAPEPLLRVLAESCQFVVFPFSEYAKRSKQQPFSREDVLGFWAFVEGHCCVLQQLLERIPPDGVRQRLMVKQLLYRSLQLFATIAYDAFQCSQAAGWPGLEQLTEGCSRSVEWMLEALEEVPESERAKYLDITASCTFKLAYIFYNQNLHKEASSICDIFCTSLHMSDAYACPEIPVEKLHKCFRLQVECYRELGQLEAALACMVQWLAVLRDRIEELLAEPVSLWVRVKTDAVKQGAEELRLRTLKEGLEGHSLGTETLVTVLFAELKAYKAVRADTGQERYNILCDLLEVCSEQSDRLHERAVALTELAQVLCYHSYAQQTNCSSLDAVHEALRLLELVPRTAQNRDRLLDDQAQALLWLYICTLESQLEKNIERDQRGKAQALKNLDDFEPNDLNYEGRLLEDRFLYDGISFTLATETALSKSLDDAFSLWKQLLMTPGVPAVRSPEQTVASLRLLAVLYKLMAKPLQAMESYLLVRALCSALGDSLGMASALCQVTKLLFQLECPSYAQLFLEEMESCLQKANSSDNSYLLLQQSCLLLRSQLCCVSHRIEEGLTLLLEVLQNLVLKKITKVWYLLRAQVLQLVALYLSLPAARLSLELRQRIFVQGWKTPETALAEAQKLFRSIILLLLGSDVLGCQTSASSVRFVDYGDNLLLKWQVLADMLICSERLVALLSGLEVVCRAKAFCLDAVRLAVRLQVTRWCTSFLVLKAQLELQQGELELSHFDLQQALFLLESDTEFKASETQKGQMTILPRKGKLEGKKPQDPVCEPTGEEEGFLEGPALAFVATVSRPKKVDALTASPELKPERRKRLAFLAHPAACPCCLCSDLLLSALCLRWLLACAQRQLAAGSVAEGLGLIRAVLPRCAAVATRFAAQLRDKLGGSSLGQDLPALELLDSLVATGYATLALQSMASPEPAEELQEELEAGLTFLASCRPHLPSLEVSKASLLLSKAAATVCHLASKHGGPGDGVSAGSSLPVPTPAEPSAAAVPHAPRKDSAQPRRRNPKVASDPTVPKPGARSRRVKPLAAPNSSDVFALGDPDSEVPRIVIRPALVPCTPRQRAHPTAKAHAAPGPQTPFTIFSDSSPPTGRSRLLRAPRAAGRVKSHLKVVFSDDSDVEGPEAGLTPVAARKPRPPRSTGSSGKGSVAQPRRGRPRTGRAGTVAKGERVTRRAPSKTAEEERDLLRAIEEKEEEELDISFEVFRASKEEEEAPGRRQLPPCVEGTEHEVLQQDAGEDVLAARWLGSGDPPPREGTLSSTPSVAGDASSLDTALQLLKEAFDCIGHCPPGTLYSRICQLLALATGNRDPLATAYLLSESVSITTRHQLLSVVHRRMQKEKKAAGDVAEQLRGLSLQEGSTAPPSRCLAELEQLFMFSPSGLGSGERERFGAQLQQIPSGVTVCLLTLASVQPGSGGDTLLLTRLEKDTAPVNIRIPTALSKAPLRSVLSDFDTIQREQKETNCCTDKRDWWLRRSELDRRMKSLIETLETQVLGCWRGALIPAGPQPALAEEAARLHPRLRRCGWRDPDPTLLQVVLNAAALLAPCDLQALAFGLCPAQPHQAQLLLQEAVEKRRAGARQPGGSLVLVLDKHLQKLPWESMACLQALPVTRLPSLRFLLSYTLARKQQAGSVLSRGVNPSSTFYVLNPHRNLLGTEERFRGWFESEPGWKGVTGAVPSVEQMQAALVEHDLYIYAGHGAGARFLDGQTIARLDCRAVALLFGCSSAALVVRGGLEGSGIILKYIMAGCPLVLGNLWDVTDQDIDRYAQALLRGWLGGRPGTPLLPYAAQARQAPRLKYLVGAAPVAYGLPVCLQ; from the exons ATGGCTgagcctgggggctgccctgaaCACGCCGCGAGCCTGGTAGCTGTAGCCGAGGCGGCATGCCAGGGCTACCTGACTGCCATGCCACAGCCGACTCCCCTCTACCTGGAGAAGATCCTTTACCACCTGCTCAGGAACACCGCCAGCCAGGGCAGCGGCAGTGCCTGCCGGAAGGTGGCCGACCTCCTCCGCACGCGGCTGCTGACCTACCGCCCTGGCCAGGTGCCTGCCACAGACTTCAGTGCCATCGCCTACAGCAGTTTCAGTGTGCTGTGGAGAGGGGCAGACGCCCTGGCCGAGCCTGACCAGCCACAGGAGGAGGGTAGAGCTGTCCTCTCGGCCCGTCTGCAAGCTGTGcgcttcctcctgctgctggagcaggatggGGCAGCCTtgccacctctgcagcccccctTCTTCGCCTCCCAGACGGCACAGCAGgcggccgctgctgccgccTTGTACAAAGCCCAGCAGGCACCATCCTCGGCTTTCCTCGGCCGACAGCTTGGGGACTGCCTGCTCGCAGCTCTGCGAAGGGAGGCAACAGAGCCGCCCACCTTTCAGCaatccctctgctgctttgaaCTCATCCTGGAGCAGTGCCGGCATCTCTGCATGGGCGGCCAGTACAGGGAGGCTGAGGAGGCAGTAAAGGACGTGAGGGGCTTTTTGGGGGCCACCAGCACTTCTGCAAAATCTTTCAGCGACCCCCTGTCCCTCCTGGAGGCTGGGGTTCAGCTGAGCCGGGCGCTGGCCAAGAACACCTGCGCTGTGGGGCCACCCTTGGCCAAGGCTGTGGTGGCTCTCGGcgcggcagcagcagccccggaGCCATTACTCAGAGTGCTGGCTGAGAGCTGCCAGTTCGTTGTCTTCCCCTTCAGCGAGTACGCAAAGagaagcaagcagcagcccTTCAGCCGGGAGGATGTGCTTGGCTTTTGGGCCTTCGTTGAGGGGCACTGCTGTGTCCTGcaacagctgctggagagg ATTCCTCCCGATGGTGTCAGGCAGAGGCTGATGGTGAAGCAGCTGCTCTACCGCAGCCTCCAGCTCTTTGCCACTATAGCCTATGATGCCTTCCAGTGCTCCCAG GCGGCGGGCTGGCCAGGTCTGGAGCAGCTGACggagggctgcagcaggagcgtGGAGTGGATGCTGGAGGCACTGGAGGAGGTCCCCGAGAGCGAGCGAGCCAAGTACCTTGACATCACCG CGTCATGCACATTCAAGCTGGCCTACATCTTCTACAACCAGAACCTCCACAAGGAGGCCAGCTCCATCTGCGACATCTTCTGCACGAGCCTGCACATGTCAGATGCCTATGCGTGTCCAGAGATCCCTGTGGAGAAG CTGCACAAATGCTTCAGGCTGCAGGTGGAATGCTACcgggagctggggcagctggaggcagcccTGGCATGCATGGTGCAGTGGCTGGCCGTGCTGCGGGACCGCATcgaggagctgctggcagaacCTGTCTCCCTCTGGGTCAGAGTCAAAACGGACGCTGTGAAGCAGGGGGCTGAGGAGTTACGGTTGCG GACCCTGAAGGAAGGCTtggaggggcacagcctgggcaCAGAGACCTTGGTGACGGTCCTCTTTGCGGAGCTGAAGGCCTACAAGGCTGTCCGAGCCGACACGGGGCAGGAACGCTACAACATCCTCTGCGACCTGCTAGAGGTCTGCTCGGAGCAGAGCGACCGCCTGCATGAGCGAGCCGTCGCCTTGACAGAGCTGGCCCAGGTCCTGTGCTACCACAGCTACGCCCAGCAGACTAATTG CTCCTCCCTGGATGCGGTCCACGAAGCCTTGCGGCTGCTGGAGTTGGTACCCAGGACCGCCCAGAACCGGGACCGGCTCCTTGATGACCAGGCGCAGGCTCTTCTCTGGCTCTACATCTGCACCCTGGAGTCCCAGCTGGAGAAG AACATAGAAAGGGACCAGAGAGGTAAAGCTCAGGCACTGAAGAACCTGGATGACTTTGAGCCCAATGACCTCAACTACGAAGGCAGGCTGCTGGAGGACAGGTTCCTGTATGACGGCATCTCCTTCACCCTGGCGACAGAGACCG CCCTGTCCAAAAGCCTGGATGATGCCTTCTCGTTGTGGAAGCAGCTGCTGATGACGCCGGGTGTGCCAGCCGTGCGCAGCCCTGAGCAGACTGTGGCTTCCCTGCGCCTCCTGGCAGTTCTCTACAAACTGATGGCCAAG cccctgcaagCCATGGAGAGCTACCTCCTGGTCAGAGCCCTGTGCAGCGCGCTTGGGGACAGCTTGGGCATGGCCAGTGCCCTGTGCCAGGTCACCAAGCTGCTCTTCCAGCTGGAGTGCCCCAGCTATGCCCAG cttttcctggaGGAGATGGaatcctgcctgcagaaggccAACAGCAGTGACAATTcctacctgctgctgcagcaatcCTGCCTCTTGCTGcgcagccagctgtgctgcgTCAGCCACCGG ATTGAGGAGGGTCTCACCCTGTTGCTGGAGGTGCTCCAGAACCtggttctgaaaaaaatcacgAAGGTCTGGTACCTGCTGCGAGCCCAGGTCCTTCAGCTGGTGGCCCTCTACCTGAGCCTCCCTGCTGCCCGCCTCTCACTGGAGCTCCGGCAGCGGATCTTTGTGCAAG GGTGGAAGACGCCCGAGACGGCTCTTGCCGAAGCCCAGAAGCTTTTCCGCAGCAtcatcctcctgctgctgggcagcgaCGTGCTGGGCTGTCAGACGTCGGCGTCCAGTGTCCGGTTTGTAGATTACG GGGACAACCTGCTGCTGAAGTGGCAGGTGCTGGCTGACATGCTGATCTGCTCCGAGCGCCTGGTGGCTCTCCTCAGCGGGCTGGAGGTGGTGTGCAGAGCCAAAGCCTTCTGCCTGGATGCCGTCAGGCTGGCCGTGCGGCTGCAGGTCACCCGCTG gtgtACATCTTTCCTGGTGCTGAAggcccagctggagctgcagcagggtgagcTGGAGCTGAGCCACTTTGACCTCCAGCAGGCTCTCTTCCTTCTGGAGTCTGACACCG AGTTTAAAGCCAGCGAGACACAGAAAGGCCAGATGACGATCCTGCCCAGGAAGGGCAAACTCGAGGGCAAGAAGCCCCAGGACCCTGTCTGTGAGCCCaccggggaggaggaggggttCCTGGAGGGCCCCGCGCTGGCGTTTGTGGCAACGGTGAGCAGGCCAAAGAAGGTGGACGCTCTCACCGCCTCGCCAGAGCTGAAGCCCGAGAGAAGGAAGAGACTGGCCTTCCTCGCCCACCCGGcagcctgcccctgctgcctctgctccgACCTGCTGCTCTCGGCGCTCTGCCTGCGCTGGCTCCTCGCCTGCGCCCAACGCCAGCTGGCGGCCGGCAGCGTGGCCGAGGGACTGGGTCTGATCCGTGCCGTGCTGCCGCGCTGCGCTGCCGTGGCCACCCGCTTCGCCGCCCAGCTGCGAGACaagctggggggcagctctctCGGCCAGGACTTGCCTGCGCTGGAGCTGCTGGACAGTCTGGTGGCCACTGGCTATGCCACCTTGGCCCTTCAGAGCATGGCCAGCCCTGAGCCGGcggaggagctgcaggaggagctggaggcagggctgaCCTTCTTGGCGTCCTGCAGACCCCACCTGCCCAGCCTGGAGGTCTCCAAggccagcctgctgctcagCAAAGCCGCGGCCACGGTTTGCCACCTGGCCTCCAAGCACGGTGGCCCCGGGGATGGTGTGTCTGCTGGCTCTTCGCTTCCCGTGCCGACCCCGGCGGAGCCCAGCGCGGCGGCCGTGCCCCACGCCCCCAGGAAGGACTCGGCTCAGCCCCGAAGGCGCAATCCCAAGGTGGCGTCGGACCCCACCGTGCCCAAGCCCGGAGCGAGGAGCCGGCGCGTGAAGCCCTTGGCTGCGCCCAACAGCAGCGACGTCTTCGCTCTGGGTGACCCTGACAGCGAGGTGCCCCGCATCGTCATCCGGCCGGCGCTGGTGCCCTGCACCCCACGCCAGAGAGCCCATCCCACCGCGAAGGCGCACGCGGCCCCCGGTCCCCAGACTCCCTTCACCATCTTCAGCGACTCCTCCCCACCCACCGGCCGGTCCCGGCTCCTGCGGGCACCCAGAGCCGCGGGGAGGGTCAAGTCCCACCTGAAG GTGGTGTTCAGTGATGACAGCGACGTGGAGGGTCCCGAAGCGGGGCTGACCCCTGTAGCTGCCCGCAAACCTCGGCCCCCCAGATCGACAGGGTCCAGCGGCAAGGGCAGCGTGGCGCAGCCCCGGAGAGGGCGGCCACGCACCGGCCGAGCCGGGACGGTGGCGAAGGGGGAGCGGGTGACCCGCAGGGCTCCCAGCAAGACAGCGGAGGAGGAGCGGGACCTTCTGAGGGCCATcgaggagaaggaggaggaagagcttGACATCAGCTTTGAGGTCTTTCGGGCCTccaaggaagaggaggaagccccag gcaggagacagCTGCCTCCCTGTGTGGAGGGCACGGAGCACGAGGTCCTGCAGCAGGACGCTGGCGAGGATGTCCTGGCGGCACGGTGGCTGGGCAGCGGGGACCCACCACCCCGGGAGGGGACCCTCTCCTCCACCCCATCCGTGGCAGGCG ATGCCTCCTCGCTGGACACGGCCCTCCAGCTCCTGAAAGAGGCTTTTGACTGCATCGGCCACTGCCCCCCCGGGACACTCTACAGCCGgatctgccagctcctggctctgGCCACCGGCAACCGGGACCCCCTCGCCACGGCGTACCTGCTCTCCGAGTCGGTCTCCATCACCACCCGCCACCAGCTGCTCAGCGTCGTCCACAGGAGGATGCA gaaggagaagaaagcagcGGGGGACGTGGCTGAGCAGCTCCGTGGGCTCTCCCTGCAGGAGGGGAGCactgccccccccagccgctGCCTCGCCGAGCTCGAGCAGCTCTTCATGTTCAGCCCCTCGGGGCTGGGGTCCGGGGAGCGGGAGAGGTTCggggcacagctgcagcagatccCCAGCG GGGTGACGGTGTGCCTGCTGACCCTCGCCAGCGTCCAGCCTGGCTCCGGAGGGGACACGCTGCTGCTGACGCGGCTGGAGAAGGACACGGCGCCCGTGAACATCCGCATCCCCACCGCGCTCTCCAAG gcCCCGCTGCGCTCGGTGCTGAGCGACTTCGACACTATCCAGAGGGAGCAGAAGGAAACCAACTGCTGCACGGACAAGCGGGACTGGTGGCTGCGCCGCTCCGAGCTGGACCGCAGGAtgaag AGCCTCATCGAGACCCTGGAGACGcaggtgctggggtgctggaggggggCCCTGATCCCTGCTGGCCCCCAGCCCGCGCTGGCCGAGGAAGCCGCCCGCTTGCACCCCCGGCTGCGCCGCTGCGGCTGGAGGGACCCGGATCCCACCCTGCTCCAG gTGGTGCTCAATGCCGCTGCCCTCCTTGCCCCCTGCGACCTGCAAGCCCTGGCCTTCGGCCTCTGCCCGGCGCAGCCCCACCAGGCTCAGCTCCTCTTGCAGGAGGCGGTGGAGAAGCGGAGAGCTGGTGCCAGGCAGCCCGGCGGCTCCCTCGTCCTGGTTCTGGATAAG CACCTACAGAAGCTGCCCTGGGAGAGCATGGCGTGCCTGCAGGCCCTGCCCGTCACCAGGCTGCCTTCCCTGCGCTTCCTGCTCAGCTACACCCTGGCACGGAAG cagcaggcaggatcCGTGCTGAGCCGCGGTGTGAACCCCAGCAGCACCTTCTACGTCCTCAACCCGCACCGCAACCTCCTGGGCACAGAGGAGCGATTTCGGGGCTGGTTTGAGAG cGAGCCCGGATGGAAGGGGGTGACGGGAGCCGTCCCGAGCGTGGAGCAGATGCAGGCAGCCCTGGTGGAGCACGACCTCTACAT CTACGCGGGGCACGGAGCTGGTGCCCGGTTCCTGGACGGCCAGACCATCGCCCGGCTGGATTGCCGTGCTGTCGCCCTGCTCTTCGGCTGCAGCAGCGCCGCGCTGGTGGTCCGCGGGGGCCTGGAGGGCTCCGGCATCATCCTCAAGTACATCATGGCCGGCTG CCCCCTCGTCCTGGGGAACCTGTGGGATGTGACAGATCAGGACATCGACCGCTACGCGCAGgcgctgctgcggggctggctgggggggcggccgggcacCCCCCTCCTGCCCTACGCCGCCCAGGCACGCCAAGCCCCCCGCCTCAAGTACCTGGTGGGGGCGGCCCCCGTCGCCTACGGGCTGCCCGTCTGCCTGCAGTGA